Genomic window (Abditibacteriota bacterium):
ACCCCCCGGCGGTGAGTATGGTGCCGTGCCGTGGCCCTTCCGACAGTTTGAAGGGGATCTCTTATTCACCCCACGAATACCTTTATTCGTGGGGGCCCCGAATTACCGGTTTTGCCTGACGTCAAAACCGCCGAGATGACGCGGGGTTGGCGCTGCCGCCGAAGTGACGTTATGAGCCGGGATGACGAAAGTGTTTTTTCGCCTCTCTGCTTTATTATTGAATAAATAGCCCGTAAATGCTATAATTATTAAAAAGTATATATGCATCGGCAACGAGCATATCATGCGGAGAAATGCCATGAAACACAGTCTGCTTTGCCTGGCGCTGGCTCTGGTCCTGCTCATCGCGGGGGTGTCCGGCGCGTCTGCCGTGGAGCTCAAATACAAGTTCAAAAAGGGCTCCGTGGAGCAATACAGGGAGACCCGCTCCCTCGTCTATGAGTTTGAGTTTTTCAGCGGTAACGAAAAGGCCACCACCGACGAGGAGCTGTCCTTCAGGGAGACCGTGGAGTCCATCGAGGACGGCAACGCCATGATCAAGCTGCAGTCGTCATATATCAAGATGGTGGAAAACGGCGAGGCCGTGCCCAAGAGCGAGACTCCGGACGACACCTTTTATTATACCCTGTCTCCTCAGGGCCGGGTGCTGTCCATTCTGGACGCGGACAAAAAGCCCGAAAAGCATTTTGAGGCCAAAAAAGAAAAGGATCTGCTGCCCCGGGGCGACGTGAAGCCCGGGGACAGCTGGGAGGGCTGCCGCAGCCTGCAGGGCGAGTATGTCAAAGCCAAATACACTCTGGAGAAGCTGGACACCCAAAAGGGAGTCAAGGTGGCTGTCATCAGGTTTACTGTGGAGGACAAGATCGACTCCACCGAGGGTGACTTCAAGTGCATGATAGACGTGACCGGCAAGGGAGTCATCTACTTTGCCACCGAGCTGGGCACCGACATCCTCACCGAGTCGGAGCTGCTCTGCGACGTCACCTCGGAGGGCAAGCCCTTTGCCAAGACTGTCATCAAAACCAAAAAATGGAGGGTCGCCAAATGAAAAAAGCTCTGCTCATCCCGGCGCTGCTGCTGCTGGCCTGCGCCGCCTTTGCCGCTCCGGTCACTCTGGAATACAGGCATGAGGGCAGCGAGGTGAACAAATACAGGGAGACCAACTTCATCACTCAGAAAGAAGACGGCAACACCGTGTCGGTGGAGACCATCACCGAGATCACCGAGACAGTGAAGGCCCCTATGCCCGACCTGAAGCTGGAAAGCTCCGTGCGCACCGTGGGGCTGAAGGTCAACGGCGAGGAGCAGGACGTCTCCAAGATCCCTTCGTCGAGCTTCAGCTATACGCTGGACCGGCTGGGGCGGGTGACCGGTTCCTGGGACAAGGAAGGCAAGACGTCCTCCGGCTTTGACCCCTCCAAGGAGATAGGGCTGCTGCCCGACAAGCCCGTCAGCAAGGGCGACACCTGGACCGGCAAGCTGATCATGGACACCCTCAACAAGCCCATCACCCTCCGTCTGGAGGACGTGTACACCAAAAACGGCGTGGAGATAGCCCGGATATCCTTTACTGCCGACTACGAGCAGGGGCTGGACGACGTGCTGGGGCAGGGAGCCGAGGCCGCGGTAGGCGAGCTGGGCATCACCGGCAAGACCACCATCAAGGGCTCCGGCAACATATATTTCAGCACCGGGCTGGGCAAGGTGATCATGCTGGAATACACCCTGGACCGGCATTTGATGCTGGACGGCCAGGGCCAGCACAAGGAAGCGGACGAACGAGAAGACTATAAAATGTGGAGAATAGAATAATGGAATACACACAAGGCAGAACGGCCCGCGTTTTTGTGGCGAGGCTGCATGACGGCGAGTCCATCTACGACGAAGTAAACAAGATCTGCGTCCGGGAGGCCATACGCTTCGCCTACGTGCAGGCTATGGGCGCCATCAAGACTCCCGGCGGCATCCACGAGCTGGTAGGCCTGGGCACTGTGGTCCCCGACGCCAACAAGCCGGCGCTGCATTTCCACGCCGGCATAGGCGACAACGAGGACTCCTATGTGGGCCACCCCAACGAGGACATGAAGGTGCACCTGAATATGGAGGTCATCATCACCGAGCTGGAGGGCATGGATATGTGCCGCGCCTTTGATCCCGCCCTGGGCAAGAAGACCCTCACCATACTGGGCAAAGGCACCGATTACTCCGAAAGATCCACCGAGATGAAGGGGTCCTTCTCCAAGAGCTACAAATAATACATGAAATATGCTATCATAGGCTGCGGGCGCATAGCGCCCTGCCACATACAGGCAGCAGCAGCCAACAATATGGACATAGCCTGTCTGTGCGACGTGGATCCCGGGGCTATGGAGGCTTTGGCCGCCTCCTTTCCGGTGTGCGCCGGCGCCCGGCGCTACACCGACTACGCCCGGATGATCGGGGACGAGCCCGACCTGGAGCTGGTGAGCGTGGCCACCCCCAGCGGGTCTCACGCCGAGATAGCTCTTTACTGCATACGGCGGGGCATCAACGTGATCATCGAAAAACCGGTGGCCATGAGCATAGAGGACGCCGACGCCATCGTGTCCGCCGCCGACAAACACGGGGTGAAGGCCTGCGCCTGCCACCAGAACCGGTTCAACGTGCCCGTTCAGATGCTGAAAAAGGCCCTGGACGAAGGCAGGCTGGGCCGGCTGAGCCACGGCTCCGTGTGCGTGCGGTGGTTCCGGGACAAGTCCTACTATGATCAGGCCGGCTGGCGGGGCACCTGGCAGGATGACGGCGGCTGCCTCATGAACCAGTGCATCCACGGCATTGACCTGCTCCGCTGGCTCATGGGCGGCGAGATAGAGTCCGTCTTTGGCTTCACTGCCCGTCAGCAGCACCCCTACATAGAAGCCGAGGATATGGGCGTGGCCCTGGTGAAGTTCAAAAACGGCGCTGCCGCCACCATCGAAGGCTCCGTGAACGTGTATAAGACCGACCTGGAAGAAGAGCTGTGCATCTTCGGCGACAAGGGCTCCGCCAAGATAGGGGGCATCTGCGCCAACCGGCTGGAGCGCCTGCAATATGAAGGCATGGAGCAGGGCGACACCGAAGAGAGCTTTTGCGAAAAGACCCACAATATCTACGGCAACGGCCACACCGGCGTGTTTGCCGACATGGCCCGGGCCATTGCCGAAGACCGGCAGCCCTACATAGACGTCCGGGCCGGCCGGGATGCCCTGGAGCTGGTGCTGGCTGTCTATCAGTCCTGCAGGGACGGCAAGCCCGTGACCCTGCCTCTCCGGCGCTGCTCCTCCCGGGACTTTGCCGGCCTCTTTGAAAAATAAAAAAAAACACACAACAAGAAAGGAATACGAAATATGATCACGATGCTGTGCGCAGCATTGCTGTTGGCGTGCGCTGCCGCCGCCTTTGCCGAAGGCGAGTGGCTGCGCGTGGACAAGGGGGTCTCGTACGGCGAGACCCGGGAAGGCCGCAAGCTGTATATGAACGTGTACGAGCCTCCCCAAAAAAAGCCTCATATGCCTGCCTGCATATCCATTCACGGCGGCAGCTGGAAGGAAGGCGACGCAGACGGCAACGCCGGCTTTTCGGTGTTTTTGGCGCGGCAGGGCATGATGGTGTTTGACATAGACTACCGATTGACCACGGAGGCCCGCTGGCCGGCCCAGATAGAGGACAGCAAGACCGCGGTCAGATACGTGCGGAGCCACTGCCGCGAAAATGACGTAGACCCGGACAGGATCATGGCCGCCGGCGGCAGCGCCGGAGCCCACCTGGCCTGTCTGCTGGCGGTCCTGCCTCAGGGAAAATACGAAGGCGTGGGCTGGGAGGGGGTCTCTTCCTCCGTGCAGGCCGTGCTGAACGTGGTGGGGCCCGTGGACCTGAACTTTTTTGTGGACTCCGAAAAAATGAGGACCACATCCCATTTCTATGAGGAAGGGGTGCAGGTCATCAGGATGCTGGCTCCCTCCGAAGAAGGGGACCTGGCCGCCATGCTGAGGGAAATGAGCCCCGTCAGCTACGTGAAGCCCGGCGTCTGCCCTCACTGCAACTGCTACGGCGGCATCGACGAAGTGGTGATGTATGACCAGGGCGAAAAGTATCACAGAGCCCTTACCGCAGCGGGCTGCGTGAGCAGCCTGTATATTGCCGAGGGCAGGGGCCACGAGTTTTCCGACGATATGAAAGAGCGGGCCCAGGCGTTTTGCGCCGATTTTGTCTCCGGCGCCAATGCCTTTGCTCCCCGCAAACAATAATACTATTTTCACGCAGGTTGGATTATGATCAACGT
Coding sequences:
- a CDS encoding DNA-binding protein — encoded protein: MEYTQGRTARVFVARLHDGESIYDEVNKICVREAIRFAYVQAMGAIKTPGGIHELVGLGTVVPDANKPALHFHAGIGDNEDSYVGHPNEDMKVHLNMEVIITELEGMDMCRAFDPALGKKTLTILGKGTDYSERSTEMKGSFSKSYK
- a CDS encoding Gfo/Idh/MocA family oxidoreductase, giving the protein MKYAIIGCGRIAPCHIQAAAANNMDIACLCDVDPGAMEALAASFPVCAGARRYTDYARMIGDEPDLELVSVATPSGSHAEIALYCIRRGINVIIEKPVAMSIEDADAIVSAADKHGVKACACHQNRFNVPVQMLKKALDEGRLGRLSHGSVCVRWFRDKSYYDQAGWRGTWQDDGGCLMNQCIHGIDLLRWLMGGEIESVFGFTARQQHPYIEAEDMGVALVKFKNGAAATIEGSVNVYKTDLEEELCIFGDKGSAKIGGICANRLERLQYEGMEQGDTEESFCEKTHNIYGNGHTGVFADMARAIAEDRQPYIDVRAGRDALELVLAVYQSCRDGKPVTLPLRRCSSRDFAGLFEK
- a CDS encoding alpha/beta hydrolase, with translation MITMLCAALLLACAAAAFAEGEWLRVDKGVSYGETREGRKLYMNVYEPPQKKPHMPACISIHGGSWKEGDADGNAGFSVFLARQGMMVFDIDYRLTTEARWPAQIEDSKTAVRYVRSHCRENDVDPDRIMAAGGSAGAHLACLLAVLPQGKYEGVGWEGVSSSVQAVLNVVGPVDLNFFVDSEKMRTTSHFYEEGVQVIRMLAPSEEGDLAAMLREMSPVSYVKPGVCPHCNCYGGIDEVVMYDQGEKYHRALTAAGCVSSLYIAEGRGHEFSDDMKERAQAFCADFVSGANAFAPRKQ